One stretch of Roseimicrobium sp. ORNL1 DNA includes these proteins:
- a CDS encoding DUF1553 domain-containing protein, whose protein sequence is MLLAIANPFSSRRARLSPTQLRGWLACAGVFVAGATAGTEAVHAAAPAEDGIAFFESKVRPLLIDKCYNCHSPEHKVKGGLRLDTKEGTLEGGDSGPSVVPKEPDKSLLLRAVTYEDRDLKMPPKQKLTAEEVDIIRQWIAMGAPDPREDKVAAAAEAAKPAKQVGLSFEAGRQFWSFKLPVKTAPPAVHDTAWTKSDTDRFILAKLEEKKLTPAPDAAAEVLLRRVYHDLVGLLPSSEDTAEFLRNPDVSKLVDKLMATPQFGEQWGQHWLDLSRFAESSGGGRTLPFKDAWRFRDYVIESINNDVPLSRFITEQIAGDLLPHANAEERRRHMVATGFLVLGPTNYEEQDKGVLRMDIVDEQLDTLGRSFMGMTMSCARCHDHKFDPIPAADYYALAGILRSTRTLKNYTDNVAHWIDSPLPLDGAQETEMQAKETKLASMDTELAAAKKALKKMSPKPVKLQRGQPVELDDLPGIVVDDSQAKRVGNWKESNKYPSFIGEGYVHDVNTGKGTCTITFSPTIPKAGRYEVRLAYMALVDRSKKVPVTILHADGEETVYVDQSETPPIDGRFISLGQFRFEKDGAGYVLLSNEGTKGYVTADAVVFIPVEELDKPGSEEKAAKDPKLVAMETKVKALEKEIKVTKSDGLVRPEAMTVLDDTKPEDCAIHIRGSIRNLGQVVPRGFLAVATYGDTPKIPADQSGRLQLAEWVTSDRNPLTARVLVNRVWMHLFGDGLVRSVDNFGTTGEKPSHPELLDALAIEFMQDGWNLKRLVKRLMLTRAYQMASIPTAEQMQAGHAEDPENRLLWKQNRRRVDAGVMRDAILTVSGTINMAVGGPNVIADSVDSNSGGAQNLEYGYIYTDTRRSVYTPAFRNKRLDLFDAFDFADINQPIAKRNASTVAPQALFMMNHPFVIEQSRKAAELIMQRASATDTDVDLVNRLYQQTLGRQPTAGELKLAVHFVKVNAHAASEEEVAKMKLENWALLVQTLFASVDFRYVN, encoded by the coding sequence ATGCTGCTCGCCATCGCCAACCCCTTTTCCTCCCGTCGTGCGCGCCTGTCCCCCACGCAGCTGCGTGGCTGGCTGGCGTGTGCGGGTGTCTTCGTCGCTGGAGCTACTGCTGGTACTGAGGCTGTCCATGCGGCAGCGCCTGCGGAGGACGGCATCGCCTTCTTCGAGAGCAAGGTGCGCCCGCTGCTCATCGACAAGTGCTACAACTGCCACAGCCCGGAGCACAAGGTGAAGGGCGGTCTGCGCCTGGACACGAAGGAAGGCACGCTCGAGGGCGGTGATTCCGGTCCCTCCGTGGTGCCGAAGGAGCCGGACAAGAGCCTGCTGCTGCGCGCGGTGACGTATGAAGATCGCGACCTGAAGATGCCGCCGAAGCAGAAGCTGACCGCGGAGGAGGTGGACATCATCCGCCAGTGGATTGCCATGGGCGCACCGGATCCGCGTGAGGACAAGGTGGCCGCTGCTGCAGAGGCTGCGAAACCCGCCAAGCAAGTGGGCCTGAGCTTCGAAGCCGGGCGGCAGTTCTGGTCCTTCAAACTTCCCGTGAAGACGGCGCCTCCGGCGGTGCATGACACGGCGTGGACGAAGTCGGACACGGACCGTTTCATTCTCGCGAAACTGGAAGAAAAGAAGCTCACCCCCGCTCCGGATGCCGCTGCGGAGGTGCTGCTGCGCCGGGTGTATCATGATCTGGTGGGCCTGCTGCCCTCGTCGGAGGACACAGCCGAGTTTCTTCGCAATCCAGATGTCAGCAAGCTGGTGGACAAGCTCATGGCCACGCCGCAGTTCGGCGAGCAGTGGGGGCAGCACTGGCTGGACCTTTCGCGCTTTGCGGAGTCGAGCGGTGGCGGACGTACGCTGCCCTTCAAGGATGCGTGGAGATTCCGCGACTATGTCATCGAGAGCATCAACAACGATGTGCCGCTCTCGCGTTTCATCACGGAGCAGATCGCGGGCGACCTGCTGCCGCATGCGAATGCCGAGGAGCGTCGCCGTCACATGGTGGCCACCGGTTTCCTGGTGCTGGGCCCGACAAACTATGAAGAGCAGGACAAGGGTGTGCTGCGCATGGACATCGTGGATGAGCAGCTCGATACCCTGGGCCGCAGCTTCATGGGCATGACCATGAGCTGCGCGCGGTGTCATGATCACAAGTTCGACCCCATCCCTGCGGCCGACTATTATGCCCTGGCGGGCATCCTGCGCAGCACGCGCACGCTGAAGAACTACACGGACAACGTGGCGCACTGGATCGACTCCCCTCTCCCGCTGGATGGCGCGCAGGAGACCGAGATGCAGGCGAAGGAAACGAAGCTCGCGTCCATGGACACCGAACTCGCCGCAGCGAAGAAGGCGCTGAAGAAAATGTCCCCGAAGCCGGTGAAGCTGCAGCGGGGTCAGCCTGTCGAGCTCGATGACCTGCCCGGCATCGTGGTGGATGACTCGCAGGCGAAGCGCGTGGGCAACTGGAAGGAGTCCAACAAGTATCCCTCTTTCATCGGTGAAGGATATGTGCACGATGTGAACACGGGCAAAGGCACCTGCACCATCACCTTCTCCCCCACGATCCCGAAGGCTGGTCGTTATGAAGTACGCCTCGCCTACATGGCGCTGGTGGATCGCTCGAAGAAGGTGCCGGTGACCATCCTTCATGCCGATGGTGAAGAGACGGTATATGTAGACCAGAGTGAGACGCCTCCCATCGATGGACGCTTCATCTCACTGGGACAGTTTCGTTTTGAGAAGGACGGCGCGGGTTATGTGCTGCTCTCCAACGAAGGCACGAAAGGTTATGTGACCGCAGATGCCGTGGTCTTCATCCCGGTGGAGGAATTGGACAAGCCCGGCAGCGAAGAGAAGGCGGCGAAGGATCCCAAGCTGGTGGCGATGGAAACCAAGGTGAAGGCTTTGGAGAAGGAAATCAAAGTCACCAAGAGCGACGGTCTCGTCCGTCCCGAGGCCATGACGGTGCTGGATGACACGAAGCCTGAGGACTGTGCCATTCACATTCGTGGCAGCATCCGCAATCTGGGCCAGGTGGTGCCGCGTGGCTTCCTTGCGGTGGCCACCTACGGCGACACGCCGAAGATTCCTGCGGATCAGAGCGGCCGCCTGCAGCTCGCGGAGTGGGTCACCAGCGACCGCAATCCCCTCACAGCGCGCGTGCTCGTGAACCGTGTGTGGATGCACCTCTTCGGCGATGGGCTCGTACGCTCCGTGGACAACTTCGGCACCACGGGTGAAAAGCCAAGCCATCCGGAACTGCTCGATGCACTGGCGATTGAGTTCATGCAGGATGGCTGGAACCTGAAGCGCCTCGTGAAGCGACTCATGCTGACCCGCGCGTATCAGATGGCGTCCATCCCGACTGCCGAGCAGATGCAGGCAGGCCATGCAGAGGACCCGGAGAATCGCCTGCTGTGGAAACAGAACCGTCGCCGGGTGGATGCGGGTGTGATGCGTGATGCCATTCTCACCGTGAGCGGCACCATCAATATGGCCGTGGGCGGGCCGAATGTGATCGCCGACTCGGTGGACTCGAACAGCGGCGGCGCGCAGAATCTTGAGTACGGCTACATCTACACGGACACGCGCCGCAGCGTGTACACCCCGGCCTTCCGTAACAAGCGGCTGGACCTCTTTGATGCGTTCGACTTCGCGGACATCAACCAGCCCATCGCGAAGCGCAACGCCAGCACCGTGGCTCCGCAGGCGCTGTTCATGATGAACCATCCGTTTGTCATCGAGCAGAGCCGCAAGGCCGCGGAGCTCATCATGCAGCGCGCCAGCGCCACGGATACGGATGTG
- a CDS encoding sigma-70 family RNA polymerase sigma factor, with protein sequence MSTPDPAEEFVFLLARHERMLRAYVFALVPHAQDSDDILQEAKVRMWRAFGQFQAGTNFAAWSRKVAFHQVLSYRKRRKRDRLDFSDEFINAVAGEQETSADHFEQREKALQVCITKLPEDHREVLHLRYSEGLSLEAMADKLKRTVAALYRQLSRVRHVLHECVTKSLNRLPDHDYPAA encoded by the coding sequence ATGAGCACTCCCGACCCTGCTGAAGAATTCGTATTCCTGCTCGCCCGCCACGAGCGGATGCTGCGCGCGTATGTCTTTGCGCTTGTACCGCATGCGCAGGACTCGGACGACATCCTGCAGGAGGCGAAGGTGCGCATGTGGCGCGCGTTTGGGCAATTCCAGGCCGGGACGAACTTCGCCGCGTGGTCACGCAAAGTTGCCTTCCACCAGGTGCTTTCCTACCGCAAACGCCGCAAGCGCGACCGGCTAGACTTCAGTGATGAATTCATCAACGCTGTGGCCGGTGAGCAGGAAACCTCCGCCGACCACTTCGAGCAGCGTGAGAAGGCGCTGCAGGTGTGCATTACGAAGCTTCCCGAGGACCATCGCGAAGTCCTCCACCTCCGCTACTCCGAGGGACTCTCCCTCGAAGCCATGGCGGACAAGCTGAAGCGCACCGTCGCCGCGCTCTACCGCCAGCTCAGCCGCGTGCGCCATGTGCTGCACGAGTGCGTTACCAAATCCCTGAACCGTCTCCCTGACCATGACTACCCCGCCGCCTGA
- a CDS encoding FecR domain-containing protein, producing MTTPPPDDPRAEVLELCDRLFDGDFTVADRERLESLVIGNAEARRAYLEHVQIHAVLKEARLKDVPLSEVVDMASALTGLPKSMTVASKKRRWTTAALALAASIAILLAGWGIGHWQGNNSGERRVYVAKLVDVKGVRWDSGTLPTEVGAELSQGRLRLAAGLATVEFKKGARVTLEGPADLEVINADKCYLHRGALTAHVPPPAVGFMVQTANAKLVDHGTDFGISAAPDGAATVEVFEGEVELQHQTSGQRLKLLTKQGASVSEEQLSGLSTVDDAPETELPRSRRNVQPLSGNTVTITSADGRGKAAYAFSPETKEHFSDTLLLLKHTPLKAACRRKAWLAFDLAAVQGRDIAEAALTLSFEPTGWGFASHLPDAVFTVYGVTDNSLDYWDENNLNWDNAPANDVVGGNVLPDKAVKLGTFTMPQGVLEGSFSVKTPELAEFLQGDANRLATLVIVRETTETKSGSVVHGFAGNRHPTLRPPTLRMVVR from the coding sequence ATGACTACCCCGCCGCCTGATGACCCTCGGGCCGAAGTGCTCGAACTCTGCGACCGCCTCTTTGATGGTGACTTCACCGTGGCCGATCGTGAGCGCCTGGAGTCGCTCGTCATTGGCAATGCTGAAGCGCGCCGCGCGTACCTTGAGCACGTGCAGATTCATGCCGTTCTGAAGGAAGCGCGCCTCAAGGATGTGCCGCTTTCCGAAGTGGTGGACATGGCGTCCGCTCTCACCGGGTTGCCGAAGTCCATGACAGTGGCGTCGAAGAAGCGCCGCTGGACCACCGCCGCACTGGCACTGGCCGCGAGCATCGCCATCCTGCTGGCAGGGTGGGGGATTGGGCACTGGCAGGGGAATAACTCCGGCGAGCGCCGCGTGTATGTGGCGAAGCTGGTGGATGTCAAAGGCGTGCGCTGGGACAGCGGTACGCTGCCTACCGAAGTGGGCGCCGAGCTCTCGCAGGGCCGCTTGCGTCTCGCTGCGGGTCTCGCGACGGTTGAGTTCAAGAAGGGCGCACGCGTCACGCTGGAAGGGCCGGCGGATCTGGAAGTCATCAATGCGGACAAGTGCTACCTGCACCGTGGCGCTCTCACGGCGCATGTGCCGCCGCCTGCGGTGGGCTTCATGGTGCAGACCGCGAATGCGAAGCTCGTGGACCACGGCACCGACTTCGGCATCAGCGCCGCGCCGGATGGCGCAGCCACGGTGGAAGTCTTCGAGGGTGAAGTGGAACTGCAGCACCAGACCAGCGGCCAGCGCCTGAAGCTTCTCACGAAGCAGGGCGCCAGTGTCAGCGAGGAACAGCTCTCCGGCCTCTCCACAGTCGATGACGCCCCGGAAACCGAACTGCCGCGCTCGCGCCGCAACGTGCAGCCGCTGAGCGGAAACACCGTCACCATCACCAGCGCGGATGGTCGTGGCAAGGCCGCCTACGCCTTCAGCCCCGAGACGAAGGAGCATTTCTCCGATACGCTGCTGCTGCTCAAGCACACGCCGCTCAAGGCCGCCTGCCGTCGCAAAGCCTGGCTCGCCTTTGACCTCGCCGCCGTGCAGGGCCGGGATATCGCGGAAGCTGCCCTCACGCTCAGCTTCGAGCCCACCGGCTGGGGATTCGCCTCACACCTGCCGGATGCCGTCTTCACCGTGTACGGCGTCACGGATAACAGTCTCGACTACTGGGATGAGAACAACCTCAACTGGGACAACGCCCCAGCCAACGACGTGGTCGGTGGCAACGTGCTTCCTGATAAAGCCGTGAAGCTCGGCACCTTCACCATGCCCCAGGGCGTGCTCGAAGGTTCCTTCAGCGTCAAGACTCCCGAGCTCGCCGAGTTCCTGCAAGGCGATGCCAACCGCCTGGCTACTCTGGTGATCGTGCGTGAGACCACGGAGACCAAGAGCGGCAGTGTCGTGCACGGCTTCGCCGGGAACCGGCATCCCACGCTGAGGCCCCCGACGTTGCGGATGGTGGTGCGGTGA
- a CDS encoding PhoH family protein has product MPSVTLNYETPQFLHSLLGDDITQLRALQDAFGIRATSRDGWVKLEGDQKDIESAKDVFVELEKVRRGGGDITPNTFRLIVDNARQPWSDAPAENLMELKLLGSGRKPPVIAKTRGQIEYIRAMRENEVVFGIGPAGTGKTFLAMAQALHALKEKSVQRIVLTRPAVEAGEALGFLPGDLNEKVAPYLRPLYDALYEMLEADEAEKLLERGIVEIAPLAYMRGRTLKGSFVILDEAQNTTTEQMLMFLTRLGEGSRCAVTGDPSQVDLRRGVRSGLGEAIQVLPDVKGIRFVRFEPTDVVRLPVVQRIIEAYRVHRGAGE; this is encoded by the coding sequence ATGCCCTCAGTTACCCTCAATTACGAGACCCCTCAGTTTCTCCACTCCCTCCTCGGTGATGACATCACCCAGCTGCGCGCGCTGCAAGACGCCTTCGGCATCCGCGCGACTTCGCGGGATGGCTGGGTAAAGCTGGAGGGCGACCAGAAAGACATCGAGTCCGCGAAGGATGTTTTCGTGGAGTTGGAAAAGGTGCGCCGCGGCGGTGGCGACATCACGCCGAACACCTTCCGCCTCATCGTGGACAATGCCCGCCAGCCCTGGAGTGACGCGCCCGCGGAAAACCTCATGGAGCTGAAGCTCCTGGGGTCCGGTCGCAAGCCGCCGGTCATCGCCAAGACGCGTGGTCAGATCGAGTACATCCGCGCGATGCGGGAGAACGAGGTCGTCTTCGGCATCGGTCCCGCCGGCACGGGCAAGACCTTTCTCGCCATGGCGCAGGCGCTGCATGCGCTGAAGGAGAAATCCGTTCAGCGCATCGTCCTCACGCGTCCTGCGGTGGAGGCCGGTGAGGCTCTGGGTTTCCTGCCCGGTGACCTCAATGAAAAAGTCGCACCGTATCTGCGACCTCTCTATGACGCGCTGTATGAAATGCTGGAAGCCGACGAGGCAGAGAAGCTGCTGGAGCGTGGCATCGTGGAAATCGCTCCGCTCGCATATATGCGCGGCCGCACGCTGAAGGGGTCCTTCGTGATCCTGGATGAAGCGCAGAACACGACCACCGAGCAGATGCTCATGTTCCTCACGCGTCTGGGTGAAGGCTCACGTTGCGCCGTGACGGGTGACCCCTCGCAGGTCGACTTGCGTCGTGGTGTGCGCTCCGGTTTGGGCGAGGCGATTCAAGTGCTGCCCGATGTGAAGGGCATTCGCTTCGTGCGCTTCGAGCCGACCGATGTGGTGAGGTTGCCGGTGGTGCAGCGGATCATCGAGGCGTATCGTGTGCACCGGGGGGCTGGGGAGTAA
- a CDS encoding DUF4919 domain-containing protein: protein MEALKKLFVEFLQAPTQENFLKVRNAVLATEEFDPYTDAIDGVPKMMEAGELEQALEVMKHALFPNLVLSPGAHLNIAFLLHKLGREKDAAFEHHISQLLQEAIEETGDGTEARPYLVTRTSDEYDYLFAHDLEAKGQALAKSPDGTREHDVLTTKDGGQIWFDVTDIRKVLARRMESDGEASE, encoded by the coding sequence ATGGAAGCGCTGAAGAAACTTTTCGTCGAATTCCTCCAGGCTCCGACGCAGGAGAACTTCCTGAAGGTGAGAAATGCCGTGCTGGCGACTGAGGAATTCGATCCATACACGGATGCCATCGATGGTGTGCCTAAGATGATGGAGGCCGGCGAGCTGGAGCAGGCGCTGGAGGTGATGAAGCATGCCCTCTTTCCCAACCTCGTGCTCAGTCCCGGCGCGCACCTGAACATCGCCTTCCTCCTGCACAAGCTGGGCCGTGAAAAGGACGCCGCCTTTGAGCATCACATCTCCCAGCTGCTGCAGGAGGCGATTGAAGAGACGGGCGATGGCACGGAAGCGCGCCCCTATCTGGTGACGCGCACCTCAGATGAGTACGACTATCTCTTCGCCCATGATCTGGAAGCCAAGGGCCAGGCGCTCGCGAAGAGTCCGGACGGGACCCGCGAGCATGACGTGCTCACGACCAAGGACGGTGGGCAGATCTGGTTTGATGTGACGGATATCCGCAAGGTGCTCGCGCGAAGGATGGAGAGCGACGGCGAGGCCTCCGAATAG
- a CDS encoding carbon-nitrogen family hydrolase — MHVHLVQFDPAWEDKKANYAKVLALLELNRPEPGSLVVLPEMFSTGFSLNLPVTAQGTAREDDVFLADLARKYGCYVLGGVVSPDEEKSGMGRNESVTFGPDGALLARYTKIQTFTFGGEPQCHAAGSEIVTFPWAGFTVAPLVCYDLRFPEHFRTAVKKGANLMVVIASWPVKRYHHWLTLLQARAIENLAYVIGVNRTGSDPHLKYNGRSVVVSPHGHIIADAGEGEGVVSARLDLADVTAWREQFPALGDMR; from the coding sequence ATGCATGTGCATTTAGTCCAGTTCGATCCCGCTTGGGAGGACAAGAAGGCCAACTATGCCAAAGTGCTCGCCCTGCTGGAGTTGAATCGTCCCGAACCGGGCTCTCTGGTCGTGCTGCCGGAGATGTTTAGTACCGGATTCAGCCTGAACCTGCCCGTCACCGCCCAGGGAACCGCGCGCGAGGACGATGTTTTTCTCGCAGACCTCGCCCGAAAGTACGGCTGCTATGTCCTGGGTGGCGTCGTTTCTCCGGATGAAGAAAAATCCGGCATGGGGCGCAATGAATCCGTCACCTTCGGACCAGATGGCGCGCTGCTCGCACGCTATACCAAGATTCAGACCTTCACCTTTGGCGGGGAACCGCAGTGCCATGCCGCGGGCTCGGAGATCGTCACCTTTCCGTGGGCTGGCTTCACCGTCGCGCCGCTGGTCTGCTACGACCTGCGTTTCCCGGAACACTTCCGCACGGCGGTGAAAAAGGGGGCGAACCTCATGGTCGTCATCGCGAGCTGGCCGGTGAAGCGCTACCACCACTGGCTCACCCTGCTGCAGGCCCGCGCGATAGAGAACCTCGCCTACGTCATCGGCGTGAACCGCACTGGCAGCGATCCCCATCTGAAATACAACGGCCGCAGCGTCGTCGTCAGCCCACACGGCCACATCATCGCCGATGCCGGCGAAGGCGAGGGCGTGGTGAGTGCGCGGCTGGATCTCGCGGACGTGACCGCATGGAGGGAGCAGTTTCCCGCGCTGGGGGATATGAGGTAG
- the sigJ gene encoding RNA polymerase sigma factor SigJ, whose protein sequence is MTFSDSQVAAFEEHRGLLTGVAYRMLGSVSDAEDMVQEAWLRWTGADTAEVKSPKSWLLTVVSRLCLDRMKSARVQREQYYGTWLPEPYVDASAEQASVHAEQVDESVSIALMLVLEKLSPEERAGFLLHEVFGHSYEDISDILGKPAANCRKMVSRARERVRSEKPRFTTTHQEHEELLKKFLDACRAGELEPLLDLLGENATLHSDGGGKASAVPKVLHDRDVIAKFFVNVVRVGLASAEGFETRITTFNGAPGLLLIVKGQPVTALSLDVQDGKIQAIFAHRNPDKLRLFEEQGSGHEHEETGG, encoded by the coding sequence ATGACCTTCTCCGATTCCCAAGTGGCTGCCTTCGAAGAGCACCGTGGTCTGCTCACCGGTGTGGCGTATCGCATGCTCGGCTCGGTAAGTGATGCGGAGGACATGGTGCAGGAGGCGTGGCTGCGCTGGACGGGCGCGGATACGGCAGAGGTGAAGTCACCCAAGAGCTGGCTGCTCACGGTGGTGAGTCGACTTTGCCTGGACCGCATGAAGTCCGCGCGCGTGCAGCGGGAGCAGTACTACGGCACGTGGCTGCCGGAGCCGTATGTGGATGCGAGCGCGGAACAGGCCAGCGTGCATGCAGAGCAGGTGGATGAGAGTGTGTCCATCGCCCTCATGCTGGTGCTGGAGAAGCTGTCACCAGAGGAGCGTGCAGGCTTCCTGCTGCATGAGGTGTTTGGCCATTCGTATGAGGATATCTCTGACATCCTCGGCAAGCCGGCGGCGAACTGTCGCAAGATGGTATCACGTGCGAGAGAACGAGTACGTTCGGAGAAGCCGCGCTTCACGACGACGCATCAGGAGCATGAGGAATTGCTGAAGAAATTCCTCGATGCCTGCCGCGCCGGTGAGCTGGAGCCGTTGCTGGATCTGCTGGGCGAAAATGCCACCCTGCACTCGGATGGTGGCGGCAAGGCCTCGGCGGTGCCGAAGGTGCTGCATGATCGCGATGTGATCGCGAAGTTCTTCGTCAATGTCGTCCGAGTTGGATTGGCGAGCGCGGAAGGATTCGAGACGCGCATCACCACCTTCAACGGTGCGCCGGGACTGCTGCTCATCGTGAAAGGACAACCAGTCACCGCCCTGTCACTTGATGTGCAGGATGGGAAGATTCAGGCAATCTTCGCGCATCGGAATCCGGACAAGCTGCGGTTGTTCGAGGAGCAGGGTAGCGGGCACGAGCACGAGGAGACCGGGGGATAG
- a CDS encoding GNAT family N-acetyltransferase: MQQEPLIFATAGAGYYGRELVAEEVPRLQEVFDASPEYFLAMNGRLPQGHEAQGEFDDYPPAHLPYARRWFAGLFDEHHEMIGVVAVVSDFCATDVWYVALFMIATRLQGKGVAREIYEALEEWMRESGARWIRLGVVQGNERAERFWTRQGFHEVRVRHATEPDGRTTTIRVMVKPRNEVREMEFALEIEEYLTRVSRDRPESELP, encoded by the coding sequence ATGCAGCAGGAGCCTTTAATCTTTGCCACCGCAGGAGCGGGATACTACGGCCGGGAACTGGTCGCTGAGGAAGTGCCGCGACTGCAGGAGGTGTTCGACGCAAGTCCGGAGTACTTCCTCGCGATGAATGGCCGGCTCCCCCAAGGCCACGAGGCGCAGGGCGAGTTTGATGATTATCCTCCGGCACACCTGCCGTATGCGAGGCGGTGGTTTGCGGGACTGTTTGATGAACACCACGAGATGATCGGCGTGGTCGCGGTGGTGTCAGACTTTTGCGCGACCGACGTGTGGTACGTCGCGCTGTTCATGATTGCCACTCGCCTTCAGGGAAAAGGTGTGGCCCGTGAGATTTATGAAGCGCTGGAAGAGTGGATGCGCGAGTCCGGGGCGCGCTGGATCCGACTGGGCGTGGTGCAAGGGAACGAACGGGCGGAGCGTTTCTGGACGAGGCAGGGTTTCCATGAAGTGCGTGTCCGCCATGCGACCGAGCCGGATGGTCGCACGACAACCATCCGCGTAATGGTAAAGCCGAGGAACGAGGTGCGTGAGATGGAGTTCGCGTTGGAGATCGAGGAGTATCTCACGCGTGTATCGAGGGACAGGCCGGAGTCGGAGCTGCCGTGA
- a CDS encoding ammonium transporter encodes MIRTHILGKTQLVALAAAAILTGGSWLSAQDAPAPAPAPAPAAAEAAAPAGPSIEDRLGDIEAYMNNTARVTKEGSKVAGPGPGHNAWQMTSSALVLFMTLPGLFLFYGGLVRQKNVLSVIAQCMGIAGLVSILWWAIGYSLSFGGTGAFIGDGTYAMLKGVEPGNVGAGYYWISDVMWCIFQLTFAIITPALIIGAIAERMKFISVLLFVAIWMFAVYFPFAHMVWSTTGFMCGPLNPNAAIKAIDFAGGTVVHMTSGWSALVLCLILGPRKGYGKEPMPPHSMVLCAIGTGMLWVGWYGFNAGSALGADAIASNAFGTTTFAAATAGFTWGVLEWILRGKPSVLGFCSGIVAGLVVITPAAGFVTLSSSVIMGVLAGVVPFVACIFLKKALGYDDSLDTFGVHGVGGTLGAILTGVFADEKANSVVAGLKDGLLVNQLKAVGLTIVWAVVATAIIAFIVKAIVGLRATPEVEESGLDLPEHGEAGYEMH; translated from the coding sequence ATGATTCGAACTCACATCCTTGGAAAAACCCAGCTCGTGGCGCTCGCTGCTGCTGCGATCCTCACGGGTGGCAGCTGGCTCTCGGCGCAAGACGCGCCGGCGCCTGCCCCGGCACCCGCTCCTGCTGCTGCAGAAGCCGCCGCTCCGGCGGGTCCCTCCATTGAGGACCGCCTCGGCGACATCGAAGCGTACATGAACAACACCGCTCGTGTCACCAAGGAGGGCTCCAAGGTCGCTGGTCCTGGCCCCGGCCACAATGCGTGGCAGATGACGAGCTCGGCGTTGGTGCTCTTCATGACACTCCCTGGCCTGTTCCTGTTCTACGGCGGTCTGGTGCGCCAGAAGAACGTGCTTTCCGTCATCGCCCAGTGCATGGGTATCGCGGGCCTGGTGTCCATCCTCTGGTGGGCGATTGGCTACAGCCTCTCCTTCGGCGGTACCGGCGCCTTCATCGGTGATGGCACTTATGCCATGCTGAAAGGCGTGGAACCCGGCAACGTGGGTGCCGGCTACTACTGGATCTCGGACGTGATGTGGTGCATTTTCCAGCTCACCTTCGCGATCATCACGCCTGCCCTTATCATCGGCGCCATCGCCGAGCGCATGAAGTTCATCTCCGTGCTGCTGTTCGTGGCCATCTGGATGTTCGCGGTGTACTTCCCCTTCGCCCACATGGTGTGGAGCACGACCGGCTTCATGTGCGGTCCGCTGAATCCGAATGCCGCCATCAAGGCCATCGACTTCGCTGGTGGTACTGTGGTGCACATGACCTCCGGCTGGAGCGCCCTGGTGCTCTGCCTCATCCTCGGACCCCGCAAGGGCTACGGCAAGGAGCCGATGCCTCCGCACAGCATGGTGCTCTGCGCCATCGGCACGGGCATGCTCTGGGTCGGCTGGTACGGCTTCAACGCGGGCTCCGCGCTTGGTGCTGACGCCATCGCCTCCAACGCCTTCGGCACGACGACCTTCGCAGCGGCTACCGCTGGCTTCACCTGGGGTGTGCTTGAGTGGATTCTCCGCGGCAAGCCCTCCGTGCTCGGCTTCTGCTCCGGCATCGTGGCTGGCCTCGTGGTCATCACTCCTGCGGCTGGCTTCGTGACCCTGAGCTCCTCGGTCATCATGGGCGTGCTCGCCGGTGTGGTTCCCTTCGTGGCGTGCATCTTCCTCAAGAAGGCGCTTGGTTATGACGACTCGCTCGACACCTTCGGTGTGCACGGCGTGGGCGGCACCTTGGGCGCCATCCTGACCGGTGTGTTCGCTGATGAGAAGGCCAACAGCGTGGTCGCTGGCCTCAAGGACGGCCTCCTCGTGAACCAGCTCAAGGCGGTGGGTCTGACCATCGTGTGGGCTGTGGTTGCCACTGCCATCATCGCCTTCATCGTGAAAGCCATCGTCGGTCTGCGTGCCACTCCTGAAGTGGAAGAGTCCGGCCTGGACCTTCCGGAGCACGGCGAAGCCGGCTACGAAATGCACTAA